A stretch of Enterobacter cloacae complex sp. ECNIH7 DNA encodes these proteins:
- a CDS encoding type II toxin-antitoxin system RelE/ParE family toxin, whose protein sequence is MPVTYHLTPDAQSDLIGIHRFTLAQWGTTQSKTYLSGLRQTIQLLAETPTLGKNRPEVRMNVFSFPYSSHVIYYIQHEHQFVVFGILHKSMVPLAHLAEREII, encoded by the coding sequence ATGCCGGTAACTTATCATTTAACGCCCGATGCACAATCTGATCTGATAGGTATTCACCGCTTTACGTTAGCCCAATGGGGAACGACTCAGTCGAAGACCTATTTATCAGGACTTAGACAAACGATTCAACTGCTGGCTGAAACACCCACCCTTGGGAAAAATAGACCCGAGGTACGCATGAATGTGTTTAGCTTCCCTTATTCAAGTCATGTCATCTATTACATCCAACATGAGCATCAATTCGTTGTATTTGGGATCTTACATAAAAGTATGGTTCCACTTGCACATCTCGCGGAGCGGGAAATTATTTGA
- a CDS encoding type II toxin-antitoxin system Phd/YefM family antitoxin: MNTLSANEAKIHFGDLLLKAQQAPIQINKNGKPVAVVISADAYQSIETLKLHLLQSKAVKAITDIKMGNLVDGNTFFDELAAGQYD, from the coding sequence ATGAACACTCTTTCAGCCAATGAAGCAAAAATTCACTTTGGAGATTTGTTGCTCAAAGCTCAACAAGCTCCAATCCAAATTAATAAAAATGGCAAGCCTGTGGCCGTTGTTATTTCAGCTGATGCATACCAAAGTATCGAGACACTAAAATTACATTTGCTTCAATCCAAAGCGGTGAAAGCCATAACTGACATCAAAATGGGCAATTTGGTTGATGGTAATACCTTTTTTGATGAGCTGGCCGCAGGGCAGTATGACTAA
- a CDS encoding recombinase family protein, giving the protein MSKVGYARVSSTGQSLEVQLGKLHRAECNKIYQEKRSGRTAERSEFQSCMSYLREGDTLVVTRLDRLARSVVHLAQIASRFQSEGIDLLVIDQNIDTSTSTGRLMFNMLAAIAEFENDLRTERQAEGIAKAHENGVKFGRPVKLTDTLKQAIYDKRAEGATIGQLAKEYHLGEASIYRAINSVKQSIVSPYSIDVKELRDYGKYKT; this is encoded by the coding sequence ATGTCCAAAGTTGGTTATGCTCGAGTGAGTTCCACGGGTCAAAGCTTAGAAGTGCAACTGGGCAAGTTACATCGAGCTGAGTGCAATAAGATATATCAAGAAAAACGCAGTGGGAGGACGGCTGAACGGTCTGAATTTCAATCTTGCATGAGTTATTTACGTGAAGGGGATACCCTAGTGGTAACCCGACTCGATCGTCTTGCTCGCTCAGTCGTCCACTTAGCCCAGATTGCTTCGCGTTTTCAAAGTGAAGGTATTGATTTGCTCGTTATCGATCAGAACATTGATACGAGCACTTCGACTGGGAGACTCATGTTCAATATGTTGGCTGCTATTGCTGAGTTTGAAAATGACTTGCGGACAGAGAGGCAAGCTGAAGGTATCGCAAAAGCACATGAAAATGGAGTTAAATTTGGTAGGCCTGTAAAACTTACGGACACCTTAAAACAAGCAATTTATGATAAAAGAGCTGAGGGGGCCACTATTGGTCAGCTTGCCAAGGAGTATCACCTTGGAGAAGCTTCTATTTATCGGGCAATAAATTCAGTTAAGCAATCAATTGTTTCCCCCTACTCGATAGATGTTAAAGAGCTGCGAGATTATGGAAAATATAAAACGTGA
- a CDS encoding TraR/DksA family transcriptional regulator encodes MNEQLKQQLHLQLQQMLESLLAQIAAQTSDVQVVELDQSRLGRLSRIDALQGQQMELETARRKQHQLQVIEGALLRINSDEYGSCFVCGEDIDLNRLMFDPTVTRCINCS; translated from the coding sequence ATGAACGAGCAGCTAAAGCAACAACTGCATTTACAGTTACAGCAAATGCTGGAAAGTTTGTTAGCGCAGATTGCAGCACAAACGAGTGATGTGCAAGTTGTCGAACTTGACCAATCACGACTCGGACGTCTTTCACGTATAGATGCATTGCAAGGACAGCAAATGGAATTAGAAACTGCGAGACGCAAGCAGCATCAGTTACAAGTTATTGAAGGTGCATTATTGCGCATAAATAGCGATGAATATGGCAGCTGTTTTGTCTGTGGTGAAGATATCGATTTGAATCGGCTTATGTTTGATCCTACCGTGACTCGCTGCATTAACTGTTCGTAG
- a CDS encoding universal stress protein gives MLNEMVELEARRGKLALEQGKYMLQDAQTRIVEAQPAVVVKTLQRHGDLVETLLEQESHARLVVMGRQGEQHQDQAQAIGSHLENVIRTVKQPILVVMTEFEAPKRFMIAYDGSITAKKALNQVLTSPLLKGLECHLVMVSDAQSQATAELALVTESLMAANFNVVTAVCQGEVQTALEIYQLEHHIDLMVMGAYGHSRIREFFVGSNTTKMISKSHIPLLLLR, from the coding sequence TTGCTCAATGAAATGGTTGAGCTCGAAGCGCGCCGGGGCAAGCTGGCACTCGAGCAGGGTAAGTATATGTTGCAAGATGCGCAAACGCGCATCGTGGAGGCACAACCTGCAGTCGTGGTTAAAACCTTGCAGCGTCACGGCGATTTAGTCGAAACCCTGTTAGAGCAAGAATCCCATGCCAGATTGGTGGTGATGGGGCGTCAAGGGGAGCAACATCAAGATCAAGCGCAGGCGATTGGCAGCCATCTAGAAAACGTCATTCGCACAGTTAAGCAGCCTATTTTAGTGGTGATGACAGAGTTTGAAGCACCGAAACGATTTATGATTGCCTACGATGGCAGCATTACTGCGAAAAAAGCCCTTAATCAAGTGCTAACAAGTCCACTCTTAAAAGGGCTTGAATGTCATTTGGTGATGGTGTCTGATGCTCAATCACAGGCGACAGCAGAACTGGCGTTGGTGACCGAATCTCTGATGGCGGCGAATTTCAATGTGGTTACCGCTGTTTGTCAGGGAGAAGTTCAAACGGCTCTTGAGATCTATCAACTTGAGCATCACATCGATCTTATGGTGATGGGGGCCTACGGCCATTCGCGGATAAGAGAGTTTTTTGTGGGAAGCAATACCACAAAGATGATCAGTAAAAGCCATATCCCATTATTATTATTGCGCTAA
- a CDS encoding IS6-like element IS26 family transposase produces the protein MNPFKGRHFQRDIILWAVRWYCKYGISYRELQEMLAERGVNVDHSTIYRWVQRYAPEMEKRLRWYWRNPSDLCPWHMDETYVKVNGRWAYLYRAVDSRGRTVDFYLSSRRNSKAAYRFLGKILNNVKKWQIPRFINTDKAPAYGRALALLKREGRCPSDVEHRQIKYRNNVIECDHGKLKRIIGATLGFKSMKTAYATIKGIEVMRALRKGQASAFYYGDPLGEMRLVSRVFEM, from the coding sequence ATGAACCCATTCAAAGGCCGGCATTTTCAGCGTGACATCATTCTGTGGGCCGTACGCTGGTACTGCAAATACGGCATCAGTTACCGTGAGCTGCAGGAGATGCTGGCTGAACGCGGAGTGAATGTCGATCACTCCACGATTTACCGCTGGGTTCAGCGTTATGCGCCTGAAATGGAAAAACGGCTGCGCTGGTACTGGCGTAACCCTTCCGATCTTTGCCCGTGGCACATGGATGAAACCTACGTGAAGGTCAATGGCCGCTGGGCGTATCTGTACCGGGCCGTCGACAGCCGGGGCCGCACTGTCGATTTTTATCTCTCCTCCCGTCGTAACAGCAAAGCTGCATACCGGTTTCTGGGTAAAATCCTCAACAACGTGAAGAAGTGGCAGATCCCGCGATTCATCAACACGGATAAAGCGCCCGCCTATGGTCGCGCGCTTGCTCTGCTCAAACGCGAAGGCCGGTGCCCGTCTGACGTTGAACACCGACAGATTAAGTACCGGAACAACGTGATTGAATGCGATCATGGCAAACTGAAACGGATAATCGGCGCCACGCTGGGATTTAAATCCATGAAGACGGCTTACGCCACCATCAAAGGTATTGAGGTGATGCGTGCACTACGCAAAGGCCAGGCCTCAGCATTTTATTATGGTGATCCCCTGGGCGAAATGCGCCTGGTAAGCAGAGTTTTTGAAATGTAA
- a CDS encoding Mph(E) family macrolide 2'-phosphotransferase: MTIQDIQSLAEAHGLLLTDKMNFNEMGIDFKVVFALDTKGQQWLLRIPRRDGMREQIKKEKRILELVKKHLSVEVPDWRISSTELVAYPILKDNPVLNLDAETYEIIWNMDKDSPKYITSLAKTLFEIHSIPEKEVRENDLKIMKPSDLRPEIANNLQLVKSEIGISEQLETRYRKWLDNDVLWADFTQFIHGDLYAGHVLASKDGAVSGVIDWSTAHIDDPAIDFAGHVTLFGEESLKTLIIEYEKLGGKVWNKLYEQTLERAAASPLMYGLFALETQNESLIVGAKAQLGVI, from the coding sequence ATGACAATTCAAGATATTCAATCACTTGCTGAAGCACACGGCTTGTTGCTTACGGACAAAATGAATTTCAATGAAATGGGCATTGATTTTAAGGTCGTTTTTGCTCTTGATACAAAGGGGCAACAATGGTTGCTGCGTATTCCTCGTCGTGATGGCATGAGGGAACAAATCAAGAAAGAAAAACGCATTTTAGAATTGGTAAAAAAACATCTTTCTGTAGAGGTTCCTGATTGGAGAATTTCATCTACAGAATTAGTGGCTTATCCCATACTTAAAGATAATCCTGTTTTAAATTTGGATGCTGAAACCTATGAAATAATTTGGAATATGGACAAAGATAGCCCGAAATACATAACATCTTTGGCAAAAACCTTATTTGAAATCCATAGTATTCCTGAAAAAGAAGTTCGGGAAAATGATTTGAAAATTATGAAACCTTCAGATTTAAGACCTGAAATAGCAAACAATTTGCAGTTAGTAAAATCTGAAATTGGTATAAGTGAGCAATTGGAAACCCGCTACAGAAAATGGTTGGATAATGATGTTCTATGGGCAGATTTCACCCAATTTATACATGGCGATTTATATGCTGGGCATGTACTAGCTTCAAAGGATGGAGCTGTTTCAGGCGTTATTGATTGGTCAACAGCCCATATAGATGACCCAGCGATTGATTTTGCTGGGCATGTAACTTTGTTTGGAGAAGAAAGCCTCAAAACTCTAATCATCGAGTATGAAAAACTAGGGGGTAAAGTTTGGAATAAACTATATGAACAGACTTTAGAAAGAGCAGCGGCCTCTCCTTTGATGTATGGTTTATTTGCCTTAGAAACTCAAAATGAAAGCCTTATCGTTGGAGCAAAAGCTCAGTTGGGAGTTATATAA